A DNA window from Pithys albifrons albifrons isolate INPA30051 chromosome 7, PitAlb_v1, whole genome shotgun sequence contains the following coding sequences:
- the YAE1 gene encoding protein YAE1 homolog isoform X1, with translation MAAAWAHTEECQAGVWVSLPHQGHPLAHGSKFPRPGGRAEDTAVMSWVQAAVSRCSEDVFDEDADEMYLLQKEWNSTMKKRLKEGYREGVEAGKEHALQEGFNQGYRHGAELMVTCGQFKGTLNALLSWCHFNGHDSALSEINNLLAVVGKHEEDVLKYLSSTEEQPHLGDILDSVQDMDLSHTAPAGTEYKEVRDGQQDCGSSAENICRNNGEAGSLQSECSKANLCSDPESSTLAWVKKQTVWLVEQLGLSLDILHHIQQLQH, from the exons ATGGCGGCGGCCTG GGCGCACACTGAGGAGTGCCAGGCTGGCGTTTGGGTGTCACTGCCACATCAG GGGCACCCACTGGCACACGGCTCCAAGTTCCCACGGCCAGGGGGG AGGGCAGAGGACACTGCTGTCATGTCCTGGGTACAAGCTGCAGTCAGCCGGTGCAGTGAGGACGTGTTTGATGAAGATGCAGATGAGATGTACCTGCTGCAGAAGGAATGGAACAGCACCATGAAAAAGAGGTTGAAG GAAGGCTACAGGGAGGGAGTTGAGGCTGGGAAAGAACATGCACTCCAGGAAGGCTTTAATCAAGGTTACAGACACGGTGCTGAGCTGATGGTCACGTGTGGCCAGTTCAAAGGAACCCTGAA TGCTCTCTTATCCTGGTGTCATTTTAATGGACATGATTCTGCTTTAAGTGAGATAAATAATCTTCTTGCTGTGGTTGGAAAGCATGAAGAAGATGTGCTTAAGTACCTGAGTTCTACTGAAGAACAGCCACATCTTGGAGACATTTTAGATTCTGTTCAGGACATGGACCTCAgtcacacagctccagctgggacagAGTACAAGGAGGTTAGAGATGGACAACAGGactgtggcagctctgctgaaaaCATCTGCAGAAATAATGGCGAGGCTGGTTCCTTGCAGTCCGAGTGCAGCAAGGCAAACCTCTGCTCAGATCCTGAAAGCTCAACACTTGCTTGGGTTAAAAAGCAGACTGTTTGGCTGGTAGAGCAACTGGGCTTGTCACTGGATATACTTCATCACATCCAGCAACTGCAACATTAG
- the YAE1 gene encoding protein YAE1 homolog isoform X2: MSWVQAAVSRCSEDVFDEDADEMYLLQKEWNSTMKKRLKEGYREGVEAGKEHALQEGFNQGYRHGAELMVTCGQFKGTLNALLSWCHFNGHDSALSEINNLLAVVGKHEEDVLKYLSSTEEQPHLGDILDSVQDMDLSHTAPAGTEYKEVRDGQQDCGSSAENICRNNGEAGSLQSECSKANLCSDPESSTLAWVKKQTVWLVEQLGLSLDILHHIQQLQH; encoded by the exons ATGTCCTGGGTACAAGCTGCAGTCAGCCGGTGCAGTGAGGACGTGTTTGATGAAGATGCAGATGAGATGTACCTGCTGCAGAAGGAATGGAACAGCACCATGAAAAAGAGGTTGAAG GAAGGCTACAGGGAGGGAGTTGAGGCTGGGAAAGAACATGCACTCCAGGAAGGCTTTAATCAAGGTTACAGACACGGTGCTGAGCTGATGGTCACGTGTGGCCAGTTCAAAGGAACCCTGAA TGCTCTCTTATCCTGGTGTCATTTTAATGGACATGATTCTGCTTTAAGTGAGATAAATAATCTTCTTGCTGTGGTTGGAAAGCATGAAGAAGATGTGCTTAAGTACCTGAGTTCTACTGAAGAACAGCCACATCTTGGAGACATTTTAGATTCTGTTCAGGACATGGACCTCAgtcacacagctccagctgggacagAGTACAAGGAGGTTAGAGATGGACAACAGGactgtggcagctctgctgaaaaCATCTGCAGAAATAATGGCGAGGCTGGTTCCTTGCAGTCCGAGTGCAGCAAGGCAAACCTCTGCTCAGATCCTGAAAGCTCAACACTTGCTTGGGTTAAAAAGCAGACTGTTTGGCTGGTAGAGCAACTGGGCTTGTCACTGGATATACTTCATCACATCCAGCAACTGCAACATTAG